The Opisthocomus hoazin isolate bOpiHoa1 unplaced genomic scaffold, bOpiHoa1.hap1 HAP1_SCAFFOLD_327, whole genome shotgun sequence genomic sequence GTGCTGGTTCTAGTCAGCGGGAGCTGAAGATGCTCGCAGGATGCCTGTGTGGGATAAGGCCTAAAGACAGAGAAGTATTGGATTTCTGTTAGTCATCCTGCTGGACGTGAACATGATGAAAAAATATCACATCCTTTCTTGTGGTAATTTAAGCAGCAAGATGTTTCCatagcattttctttgcatttcattttgtacGGTCAGAGTTTTGCGTGCTGGGGATCTTGAATACTAGTTGGACAGGTTTTGTGTGTCAGCGAATGCCTGGTCCTCTTGGCTCATCCTGCTTCATTAATTtgccttttaagaaaagaaaataccacTCCTGTGTCCCGAGTAAAGACCTGGCTCAGCAGCTGTAGAACGGGAGTACTAGTGGTGCCTAGTCTGTGGCATTCGGGTCGGTTACCTACTGAGGGCTGGCGGTTCTCCGTGCCAGCCGTGCTTCAGCccgggggctgctgtggggctggtgtcCCCCCACACGCCcggggcggggagcagcggggggctggGTGCGCAGGCAGGGCCCGGCCGTGCTCAGATGGACCCGGCTGCCGGGGCGATGTCCTGAGGACCGTCCGCAGCGCCTGGGGCTGGGCTCCAGACCCGGGTGCGTGGGTGCTGCGCCAGCCGCGCTGACAGCAAAGCGGCCGCACTGCTGAAGGTAGCGTGGCTCGTGCTGGCTTGGGGGGTAGCACTGGACCTGCAGCTTTGAAAACCGCTGCCTTTTATCTAGACAGCTTAGTACGGCTTGAGAAAGGTCACCTTGTAGACAGGCGTAGAGTAACCCCAGCGCGCTCCACCCGAGTGCCTTTGGGTTCTTAATATTGAAACTGTTGACTCTGTGACTTAGACCTGACATCTCATGCTCTGATTCAAAAAGTAATACTAAtgcaaatactttttaaaatctttagcttccttttttttaccACTGAGATCAGCTTCACCCTGTGTGTTTTACAATCGTTACAAATTCaagctttatgtatttttttaagcacATCTGCACCAGGACACGAGCACTCAGCATGCACTTAACTTTGAGTACTGGTGTTTTTCGGATTTGTTTTACCAGGGTACTTGTTACCGTGTGGGACAGATCCTGCTGATTGGTGATGGTGCTCAGCAGCCCCGTCTGTAGGTGGCATGAACTGATACTGTGTCACACGAGGGCTTTTGTGGAGAAGGTGGAGGACTCGAGGCGGTTCACCTAAAGGAACAAAAGAACCGATTTCTGAAACTTACTGTTTTTCTAGAACCTGAGTGACTGGCATGTTCTTGTTAGAACATGTGAAGAACTTACTCATTTGGTCCTTTTTATCCCTGGGAGGTGCGTTTGCAAGAGCGGTCTGTCTGACCTTGACTTGGCTTTGGTGACTTTCTGAACCGCCCGTGTCGGAGCGCAGATCTGCCGGGACAGCCTGGTGATCGCTTGGGAAGCGGCGTTCTCGGAGCGGGTgctgatttttcattttgtcaggAAGAAGGGACGGAGTGGTGTACTGACAAGGCATCTTTGTTTGGCTCATTTCTGTGAATGAAGTCTATTGATCAGAAAAACCCCGTGTTATGACTATTCGAGGGCTTCGCAGAGATGCACACAGGCACCGGGAGTCTTGCccgttttttttcacatttttcccttCAGTAGCTGCCTCGGGTGCACAAGTGTTGGTCTGAAATAAGGACTCGGATCAGCAGACCGTGTGCTTGACTCCTACCCTCTGCCCGAggcccctctgcagagcctgctccTGCAAAGGTTTTGCCCTCAGCTTTTCCTGTCGTTAGGAGGAAACGAGGATTTGGATGCAAGTTTGTGATCTGGTGTTCCCGGTTTTGCTGTGGATTTCCATTTTGTGTGTACAGGGACCGAATCTACAAACCCTGGCTTTTTTGACTTTCCGGTTTGATTAATGAACAGATcttaaaacaaatgaataaagaaaaattaaaatagcctGGCAGAATAGATGCCTGCGCTGGCGGTCCTTCGCTGCGGTGTAAAGCAGTCCTGGGGCTGCATCTCCAGTTGGCACCAGTCGGACTGACCAGTGCCGTCAGTGCATTTCTGCCACTTTGCACCAGCGGAGTATCTTGACCCACagacttttatttcttcctttttagaaACAAGCCTTCCCTGAGACCAggagtaaaaatacatttctcgTAGTGGTAAAAGCGCTGGTGCGGTTCTGCCCCAGCAGCAAACACCATCATCCCCCAGTGTGCCCAGTCGAACGAGACCTGGCCGGCTCTGGGCAGCGCGGCGGCAGGCAGCAGGATCACTCCCTGTTTCCAGTGTCCACACCTCGCCAGGCTGCGAAGATCTGTGCACGTTTCAGAGCAAGCGAAGCATCGCTGAGCAGCACAGGAGTGCGTGTCGTACGCCGCGGCTCGTGTCTGGGTTCCGGAGGCGAAAGCTTTTGTGCTGTGCTgagacaaatgaaaaaagaaagaggaaagcgGCTCTGCTAACCAGTGGCTGCTCTGTAACCAACACTGGAGAACCTGTAAATTTAACTTTTAATGTAGTGTTTTTCAGTAGCTTTGTGGCACTTTACCTGGTGCAGATAGCAGCTTAACTCGGAATAAGCTGTTGCGTCGTCCTCCGGCTACAAAGATAAAGCATCAGCTGCTTTCGGCACAGTGCAGCTTGCTCGTCCCCAGGCCCCGTGTCTGCCTCTCCCTTTGCTAAATCGTTGATACCAGCTTTCTCCTGACTGATTCTGTCGGGTTTGAGGGAAGCACTGCTCTGGCTTTTGTCCCTTTCCATGGGAAGGTTTGCTGCGTTTAACTGAGGGGAAACAAAACAAGCCACCAAGAGTGGACCCCCATCGCTGGACTGCCACACGGTGCCGTAGCTTGGCGTTCTGCCGCTGCGATTTGCACTTTCTGGGGCACTTTCGTGCAGATTCAGCCTACCTAAACACAGGCATCTGGCTGAGGTATCGAAATCAGACACGTGCTGGCCTTGGGCGTCCGCTGAGACAGCGGGGAGCGGGCGAGAAGCTGTTCTGCAGGTAGTGCCTTTTCCTCCCAAGGTGGCTGAGAACCGGCGCGGTCTGGTTTGCAGCCGGATTTCTTGCGCTCTCATAGAAGGAGTCCGCTGATGATGTGCCGTTGCTTTTTAAGGGTGTACAGCAGCACGGCACACTAATGGGTGTCAGGAGAGCAGCCACCAGGATTCTGGAAGAGCAGGATACTGGGAGAGCCTCAGCGACCGTGCATTGCGGTTTTTTGTGTCTTACCTCATGACAGAGGAAGCTAACCCAAAATTTTTAGGGAGTCCTGTCTATCTTtgcttttgttacttttttttttttttttttaatttcaaatctgTTTGCATCTTTCACTTGCCTGGAGCTTGTTTAATGAGTCATACACACGTGCTCTatcattttgtttccttctgtgtgaAGCTGGAGAGCCAGTTTGGTTGAGGGTTGGACGCAGTTACATTTTTGTGGTTCGCTAACCTTTTTGAGTGTTTTAGAAGAGAAACGTGAGCTCCGGGTTTTCTGCCTCTGCAGTGAAACCTAATGGGTTTCATATACATTGAGTCATGGTGTTGACAGGTGACTGATAAACATCTGCACTACTCCAGTTACCCTAACGAGGAGATGAGTGGATCTGGTGTTTGCAAGGCACTTGCACATGAAACGCTTGGCCTggtccattttttttaaagctatgaaCGATTTTGTTTTATGTAACCACAGAGTTCGGTTACTTATTTCTAGACATTCACCGAAAAAGTGACTTTAGTCCTTCTGGGGTGCAGCGTTCTTTCCCCCTGGCCCGCAGACAACTGGTCGCAGCGTGCTGCCCAgcccgcccggccctgccccgctccctgcccggagAGGCACCGCAGATTTCAGGTACACGCGGCCTGAGCTCTGCTCCCGGTCGGTCTCATTCGGCGCTCTCGGAGCCTCTCACAGCGGGGAGGAATGCGCTGCGCTCCGCTGTCGCTCGCCCCGTGTCGGGAGACCCTGGAGGTGTTGTTCTGTGCATCTGCACGTAGCTGCCAGCATGAGGTTGTCCAAAACCGTGCGTGGACTTCAGAGGAACCAGGcgtggggcagaggaagctgtaGCTCGCAGAGGACAGTGGGGAAAATTGACTTTGGTGTCCAAGGAAGTGTAAAGAAGACTCTGTCAGATGGGCAGAAGCAATGAAAAGTGCAGCAGGTCTCAGCCAGCGCTTGTCTTTACTTTTTCGCTGAGAGAGGGGCACGCGTCTTGGGGGACAAGTCAAGAACGAAAGGTTGCAGTCTTGGTACCCAAAATGGCATGTTTTGGTTCATTATCCATTAGCTCTTTTAcaagtattttcattaatgattacctttttctaggaaaaaaaaaaaaaaagatgagagaagTTAACCTATGGAACCTTTGATAATATTCTTCCTCTTAAATcccagaataatttttaaaaactgatgagGATTTGTCCAGTAAGTATCCTCACCACCTCctctatgagatttttttttgcttccaagcctgagctttaaaaaaataccaaaacccaccccaccccacccaaaAGCTGCTTGTGTATATGACCAGCCTCTTTCAGCAGAGAACACTTCATGCCTCTCCAGAGACTACCGCCATTTCGGAGAGGCATCGCAGAGTTCAAACGCTGCTTTACCCACCCGGGTCACTGAATACCTCTCCTCTCTTGCAGGTGAGAAACGCCATAGTTTCGATGTTAATTATAGTTCAAGTTTCATGTACGAGAAGGAAAGCGACATCATGCAAGGCCGCATGATGGACCAAGCCATAAACAACGCCATCACCTACCTTGGGGCCGAAGCCCTGCGCCCGCTCGTGCAGACGCCGCCAGCGCCCACCTCCGAAATGGTGCCAGTCATCAGCAGCCTGTACCCCATTCCGCTGACCCGCGCCGACGTGCCGAACGGCAACGCGCAGGATGCGGAGAAGAGCCATGGCCACCTCAGGGACAAAAGCCTGTCTTCCGACAGAGCCCTCTCCCCGAACAACAGCGGCCAAGACTCCACAGACACTGACAGCAACCACGAGGAGCGGCAGAACCCTGCCTTCCACCAAAGCCCGATGGTCCCCGCGCAGGCCCACAACGGCCTCCAGTCCTTGAAGGACTTCCCAAGGCCGTATGACATCATCAAGCCGCCCGCCATATGCCCACGCGACGCCTTTAAGGTCATCAACAAGGAAGGGGAGGCCATCGGGGTCTACCGGTGCGACCACTGCCGCGTCCTCTTCTTGGATTATGTGATGTTCACCATCCACATGGGCTGCCACGGGTTCCGCGATCCCTTCGAGTGCAACGTCTGCGGGTACAGAAGCCACGACCGCTACGAGTTTTCCTCACACATTGCACGAGGAGAGCACCGAGTAGTACTCAAATAAACGGACCGGCGTTCCAAGGCCAAAGGCTTTGGTTTAGATCACAGGGGAGgcttgttggtttggttttttaagcaGTGTGAAGAAATTCCTCGAGTATTTTTCTATGCCAGTTTTTAAATGAGTATCTCAGGGAGGTGGcacctttttatattttttttactaataATTCAGTGTTCTGTAGCATCTATGCCTAGCTGCTGTGGCGAGTGGTACTGTATAAAGTACCAAGGAGCAGAGACCGATTTTTATACAaactttatttttgtgaaaactcGGAGCCAtttaagatgtttttattttttaatgcgcGTTTGTTTTTATAATGTGTGCTTTAACTCAGCACAGAGGTTTTCGTGCCCTGCTGCTGGTTCCCCTGCTTGGTCGGTTGCCTTGTCAGAAGGACGCAGGAGCAGCTTGTTCCGGCTGCCACAATCCCGACGGTCTTCAAATGGCCGAAACAAGGAGAACACACATCTGGGAAGTGTTATTGATTCCTCTTTAAAGGTTTTCCCCTAAGTCTTAAAGAGCGTGTGGCCCCACcacactttcatttttcttaccCCTATGTTCACTTTCTTTAAAGTCACTCCCACGTGCTTCTCAGTAACAGCCAAATCAGAAGGGAGACCTGTTCTGGGGCCGGGGTTTTTGAGCGGTGCGCGTGTTTGGGATACCCGCTGAGATCACTGGTTGGCTCGTCCGTGCGGTCGGGGGGAAATCCTGATTTTCACTGATGGAAAGTCCTCCTTGCTGGTGGATGCCGAGAACCAGGATGAAACTGCGCTGCTCCAGCGCAGCTCTGGCAGCAGAACTCGGGGCCGAGCTGCCcggctggcggcagccctggcACGCGGGATCCCGGCGCTGGTCTCGCAGCCGGAGTCGCCCCGTCCTGGCAGCAGGCACCGTGAGAACCCGCGTGCACCAACGTGTGGGAGCTGACGGCTCGATCGCGCTCACTGGTTTTACGTGGGGATATCCCTCAGAGTGAGATCTGCTGTTTTGCAAAATGAGTATTTACCATTACTTTGAAGCTGGTTTTTAAAATAGTTCTTCTAATCTAATCGTTGCTCTGCAGCTGTATGATTAGTCACTGCGCTGAAGATATGAATTCGATAACGGTTTTGCTGAGTGAGTGTTTATTCTTTGCAAAGTATTTCTGTATAATGTAGGGTTAGGTGTGTTCTGCTGGACTTTTTGCATCCATCATTATGGTTTGAGATCTccattgcttttgtatttttgccATGTTGCCGGGCCAGTACCTGTGGGGCTCTGTCCACTTCCACGAGGGAAGGCTGGGGCGCAGGGGCCGAGGTAGGGTGCCAAGGGCCCAGAAATGCCaaatttccttcctccctctgagcTGGGCTCACTCTTCAGGCTCAAATGCTTCCTGCTTCCCTGAATGTTAAGgtacaaaaaagaaaactacatTCAGTTTTCCCAATAAGGGTACACCTGAAGGAGGATAAATTAGCCTGCAGAGAGCTTGGCTATCTGCAGCGCGGTGGAAGTGCTCGATCCTAGATCCTGCTCTGCGCTGGGGGTGAGGAGAACTCTTTTCCTGCCGTGTGTGACGTTACGTGCGCAGTTACAGGTTCGGGATCTTTTCCAAGAACCAATTTCCCGTCATGAGGCACGTGCAGCGAGCAGGTGGACGTCGGCTCTTCCCCGCTGAATCCCCGTTGTCACCGGGCAAGAAGCGATCAGTCGGCGAGGCTGCGGTTCCTCCAAGGGCTTAGCCCCGTCGTCCGAGGACTGCCCAGGGAAGGCTGCATTTCCCCGCTCCCGTGGGGTAAATCGCTTGGTACGGCCGGCTCTCCCGCTGGGATCTCGGGGGGACATCGACGCGCGCACCGCGGCTGCTGAAGACGCTTCTCATGGTTCGACGGAAATGAAGAAGGTTGCATGCGGCGAAACGTAACATCGTTTGCAGAGGAAGCTCCGCCAATCCCCGAACGTGTGTCACGCAGCCACGCCGCTGCCGAGTCCGTGAAAACGCTCTGTGGATggctctccccctccccgctccccgccaggcagggctgcggcCGCCCACCCCTGCTTCCCAGCGCAGGGAAGCCATCGACCACCGCCTCTGAGCAGCTCGCTGTGAGCCACGCGCCCAGGttttggagaggaaggagggagagttTCGCAGTTTCTGGCCTTGATGGCACCGTTTTCCCCCCACTGCTGGGACAGAGTCGTGACTTCAGGACGGGCTGAACCGCAAGAAGTTCCCTGTGCTGTGTGGGGTTGCCGAGCAGGGACGTCGTTACAGCTCTGGTGCTGAGCGATCGCGTGTTGTGGAATTTCAACCCAG encodes the following:
- the LOC142360143 gene encoding zinc finger protein Aiolos-like isoform X1, yielding MPYTYPREYNEYESIKLERHSGPYDSVRPASGKMNCDVCGLACISLNVLMVHKRSHTGERPFQCNQCGASFTQKGNLLRHIKLHTGEKPFKCHLCSYACQRRDALTGHLRTHSVEKPYKCEFCGRSYKQRSSLEEHKERCRTYLQNAGVCEAASVEARHIKAEMGSERALVLDRLASNVAKRKSSMPQKFIGEKRHSFDVNYSSSFMYEKESDIMQGRMMDQAINNAITYLGAEALRPLVQTPPAPTSEMVPVISSLYPIPLTRADVPNGNAQDAEKSHGHLRDKSLSSDRALSPNNSGQDSTDTDSNHEERQNPAFHQSPMVPAQAHNGLQSLKDFPRPYDIIKPPAICPRDAFKVINKEGEAIGVYRCDHCRVLFLDYVMFTIHMGCHGFRDPFECNVCGYRSHDRYEFSSHIARGEHRVVLK
- the LOC142360143 gene encoding zinc finger protein Aiolos-like isoform X2, which produces MPYTYPREYNEYESIKLERHSGPYDSVRPASGKMNCDVCGLACISLNVLMVHKRSHTVEKPYKCEFCGRSYKQRSSLEEHKERCRTYLQNAGVCEAASVEARHIKAEMGSERALVLDRLASNVAKRKSSMPQKFIGEKRHSFDVNYSSSFMYEKESDIMQGRMMDQAINNAITYLGAEALRPLVQTPPAPTSEMVPVISSLYPIPLTRADVPNGNAQDAEKSHGHLRDKSLSSDRALSPNNSGQDSTDTDSNHEERQNPAFHQSPMVPAQAHNGLQSLKDFPRPYDIIKPPAICPRDAFKVINKEGEAIGVYRCDHCRVLFLDYVMFTIHMGCHGFRDPFECNVCGYRSHDRYEFSSHIARGEHRVVLK
- the LOC142360143 gene encoding zinc finger protein Aiolos-like isoform X4, which gives rise to MGSERALVLDRLASNVAKRKSSMPQKFIGEKRHSFDVNYSSSFMYEKESDIMQGRMMDQAINNAITYLGAEALRPLVQTPPAPTSEMVPVISSLYPIPLTRADVPNGNAQDAEKSHGHLRDKSLSSDRALSPNNSGQDSTDTDSNHEERQNPAFHQSPMVPAQAHNGLQSLKDFPRPYDIIKPPAICPRDAFKVINKEGEAIGVYRCDHCRVLFLDYVMFTIHMGCHGFRDPFECNVCGYRSHDRYEFSSHIARGEHRVVLK
- the LOC142360143 gene encoding zinc finger protein Aiolos-like isoform X3; this translates as MEKTSLQQISRLFPPTSVEARHIKAEMGSERALVLDRLASNVAKRKSSMPQKFIGEKRHSFDVNYSSSFMYEKESDIMQGRMMDQAINNAITYLGAEALRPLVQTPPAPTSEMVPVISSLYPIPLTRADVPNGNAQDAEKSHGHLRDKSLSSDRALSPNNSGQDSTDTDSNHEERQNPAFHQSPMVPAQAHNGLQSLKDFPRPYDIIKPPAICPRDAFKVINKEGEAIGVYRCDHCRVLFLDYVMFTIHMGCHGFRDPFECNVCGYRSHDRYEFSSHIARGEHRVVLK